One genomic region from Doryrhamphus excisus isolate RoL2022-K1 chromosome 14, RoL_Dexc_1.0, whole genome shotgun sequence encodes:
- the LOC131102192 gene encoding zinc finger protein 385B-like — protein sequence MVITRARADEDEDEGEEKEEEEEGKERIQDAGGPTWDAGGPTWDAGGPTWDALVQPCLLVRTNTCLGCHESFECSPDALGPFKRPMSPRTSVTEKEVKSIGTAWTNEEVKAKRLLCCSLCKVVVNSASQLQAHNSGSKHRTMLEARSGDGAIKSFPRHGAKAKPPSTEPWSGLQNKTFHCEICDVHVNSDTQLKQHISSRRHKDRAAGKPAKPKFNPYSPSQRPSSLHMVSHKNQDRIKPASSTTLLRRQQLTTAASSLPSFHVHAAAHASPALCQAPPLLQALMYRSSPFVCSTSLLFHHD from the exons ATGGTGATCACG CGTGCACGGGCCGATGAAGACGAGGATGAGGGGGAggagaaagaggaagaggaggaggggaagGAGCGCATCCAGGACGCCGGAGGACCCACCTGGGACGCTGGAGGACCCACCTGGGACGCCGGAGGACCCACCTGGGACGCTCTGGTCCAACCATGTCTTCTGGTGAGGACCAACACCTGCttgggttgccatg AGTCCTTTGAGTGTTCCCCCGATGCGCTTGGGCCCTTTAAACGCCCCATGTCGCCCCGTACGAGCGTGACGGAAAAGGAagtcaaaagtattgggacggcATGGACGAACGAGGAGGTCAAAGCCAAACGTCTCCTCTGCTGCTCGCTCTGCAAAGTCGTGGTCAACTCCGCCTCGCAGCTGCAAGCTCACAACAGCG GCAGCAAGCACAGGACCATGCTGGAGGCGCGGAGCGGCGACGGTGCCATCAAGTCCTTCCCGAGGCACGGCGCCAAGGCCAAGCCCCCGTCCACCGAGCCGTGGAGCGGCCTCCAGAACAAAACCTTCCACTGTGAGATCTGTGACGTGCACGTCAACTCTGACACGCAACTCAAGCAG CACATCAGCAGCAGGAGACACAAAGACAGAGCAGCAGGCAAACCGGCCAAGCCCAAGTTTAACCCCTACAGTCCCAGCCAGCGACCTTCCAGCCTCCACATG GTTTCGCACAAGAACCAAGACCGCATCAAACCCGCCAGCTCCACGACGCTCCTACGGCGGCAGCAGCTCACCACCGCCGCGTCCTCTCTGCCGTCCTTCCATGTCCATGCCGCCGCACACGCAAGCCCCGCCCTGTGTCAGGCTCCGCCCCTCCTGCAGGCTCTTATGTATCGGAGCTCGCCGTTCGTCTGTTCGACGTCGCTTCTTTTTCATCACGACTGA
- the sgo1 gene encoding shugoshin 1 isoform X2 — protein MERERKKSYERLLEDIKEKRNKRLATAAALSRGRCRRLAKNGGIIRNHASILERAQQNNKALALALQAEKDKLRQAGDVILQQKHELHKLLIHLVMLRRQLQEQEASASSPQAKAADLTMETTEAHTVSPRRKRNSKTAVCDVSPHCADPEQLAVLPPTVAVRQRRARRRSGRRSERVQAWRPLCESDSAAAPPNGEDPRQDVDTADSHSDVPESNGKLLRKTQQSGRKRRRREHRPKPEPSKAKPPERGRKPDRPALKKPWENPKSRTRSKSRDRSATRSKVPAPPPSASNANTSLGFNDTFDFDCEEAVHVTPFKPKPEYAQPTPLKGEAETHEASPAGADTGSDAGFDATSSPSSESEDSLYVPKTTRMGRRSSQTTKTIATRRGRPSKKGGSPSAPAEFFREEPLRQEVDEATFPAVSPLLEAQMMTFNVLSDFGDSPCDATPPPPQQTPQRSKKSYRNVRCSTPVPARKRRRTMVVDYKEPSLHAKLRRGDKFTDTQFLSSPVFKQKKERRMSRTSQTLEKYKSFVGCR, from the exons ATGGAGAGAGAACGTAAGAAGTCTTATGAGCGGCTTTTGGAGGACATTAAGGAGAAGAGAAACAAACGTCTGGCCACGGCAGCGGCGCTCAGCAGAGGAAGATGCCGCCGACTAGCCAAAAATGGCG GGATCATCAGGAATCACGCCAGCATCCTGGAGAGGGCGCAACAGAACAACAAGGCGCTGGCCTTGGCGCTGCAGGCGGAGAAGGACAAGTTGAGGCAGGCCGGTGACGTCATCCTGCAGCAGAAGCACGAGCTGCACAAACTCCTCATCCACTTGGTGATGCTCAGACGCCAGCTCCAGGAGCAGGAAGCATCGGCATCTTCTCCACAG GCCAAAGCCGCAGACCTGACCATGGAGACCACGGAAGCCCACACGGTCTCGCCAAG AAGAAAGAGGAACAGCAAGACGGCGGTGTGTGATGTCTCGCCACATTGtgctg ACCCTGAGCAGCTTGCGGTCTTGCCGCCAACGGTGGCCGTGAGGCAGCGGCGTGCGAGACGAAGGAGTGGGCGGAGGTCTGAACGGGTGCAAGCGTGGCGGCCCCTTTGTGAGTCGGACTCGGCAGCAGCGCCTCCTAACGGTGAGGATCCAAGGCAGGACGTCGACACTGCAGATTCCCATTCCGATGTCCCGGAATCAAATGGGAAACTCCTGAGAAAGACGCAGCAGTCCGGCAGGAAGCGCCGCCGCCGAGAGCACCGCCCCAAACCGGAACCCTCCAAAGCCAAACCCCCAGAGAGAGGCCGCAAGCCGGACCGTCCCGCTTTGAAGAAGCCATGGGAGAACCCCAAATCCAGGACCCGCTCCAAGAGTCGGGATCGTTCGGCCACGCGGTCAAAAGTGCCGGCGCCGCCGCCGTCGGCGAGCAACGCCAACACCTCGCTGGGTTTCAACGACACGTTTGACTTTGACTGCGAGGAGGCGGTCCACGTCACGCCCTTCAAGCCCAAGCCCGAATACGCTCAGCCCACGCCCCTTAAGGGGGAAGCGGAAACGCACGAGGCCTCCCCCGCCGGGGCCGACACCGGTTCCGACGCCGGTTTCGACGCCACTTCCTCGCCGTCCTCCGAGTCCGAGGACAGCTTGTACGTCCCCAAGACCACCAGGATGGGGCGCAGGTCTTCCCAGACCACAAAGACCATCGCCACCCGAAGAGGGCGTCCATCCAAAAAGGGCGGCAGCCCGTCGGCACCTGCGGAATTTTTCCGTGAAG AACCTCTCAGACAGGAAGTCGACGAGGCGACCTTTCCTGCCGTCAGTCCTCTGCTCGAGGCCCAGATGATGACGTTTAACGTTCTGTCCGACTTTGGAGACTCCCCCTGTGACGCCACACCGCCGCCGCCCCAGCAGACGCCCCAACGATCcaagaaat CCTACCGCAACGTGCGATGCTCCACCCCCGTCCCGGCACGCAAGCGGCGCCGCACCATGGTGGTGGACTACAAGGAGCCCTCCTTGCACGC GAAACTTCGCCGGGGAGACAAATTCACAGACACGCAGTTCCTCAGCTCGCCGGTTTTCAAGCAGAAGAAGGAACGCAGGATGTCGAGGACGTCACAGACGTTAGAGAAGTACAAGTCCTTTGTGGGATGTCGCTGA
- the LOC131101867 gene encoding ras-related protein Rab-25-like has product MGSDDTYNFVFKVVLIGESGVGKSNLLTRFTKNEFNHDSRTTIGVEFSTRTVQLDNCTIKMQVWDTAGLERYRAITSAYYRGAVGALLVYDITKHVTYESAERWLKELYDHADPHMVVMLVGNKNDLEEMRTVPAEEAKAFAEKKGLMFMETSALDSTNVEAAFIDVLTAIHRKVASRQVTRGSISAVTLSGPIHPTGEAQQEGRGCCRS; this is encoded by the exons ATGGGGTCGGATGACACGTATAATTTTGTCTTTAAGG TGGTTCTGATCGGGGAGTCCGGCGTGGGCAAGAGCAACCTGTTGACCCGCTTCACCAAGAACGAGTTCAACCACGACAGCCGCACCACCATCGGCGTGGAGTTCAGCACCCGCACCGTCCAGCTGGACAACTGCACCATCAAGATGCAAGTGTGGGACACCGCCGGACTGGAGCGCTACCGGGCCATCACTTCCGC GTATTACCGGGGAGCCGTGGGGGCGTTGCTGGTCTATGACATCACCAAGCACGTGACCTACGAGAGCGCCGAGCGATGGCTGAAGGAGCTGTACGACCACGCAGACCCCCACATGGTGGTCATGCTGGTGGGCAACAAGAACGACCTGGAGGAAATGAGGACCGTCCCCGCCGAGGAGGCCAAGGCCTTTGCAG agaagaagggtttgaTGTTCATGGAGACGTCGGCGTTGGATTCCACCAACGTTGAAGCGGCGTTCATTGACGTCCTCACCG CCATCCATCGCAAGGTGGCCAGCAGACAGGTGACGCGGGGTTCCATCAGCGCCGTCACCCTATCGGGGCCCATCCACCCCACCGGCGAGGCCCAGCAGGAGGGCAGAGGATGCTGCAGGAGCTGA
- the ubqln4 gene encoding ubiquilin-4, whose amino-acid sequence MADQGAADPGNNNNKPDAAEGTIIKVTVKTPKDKEEIAIAEDSSVTQFKEEISRRFKAKQDQLVLIFAGKILKDGDSLSQHGIKDGLTVHLVIKTAQKASDGGSTSASSSSSTQTGGTSTSGPGTAPPSTAGSSPGSAPPPTQTPNLLSGFGDLSNLAGLGMGSANFMELQQQMQRQLMSNPEMLSQIMENPLVQSMMSNPDLMRQMIMANPQMQQLMERNPEISHMLNNPELMRQTMELARNPAMMQEMMRNQDRALSNLESIPGGYNALRRMYTDIQEPMFSAAREQFGNNPFSALSGGSESGAQPSRTENREPLPNPWGPPNSSNPSESGGGAPGSTSAPGGTNPTVSNPLGVNPGNLGNGMFNSPGMQSLLQQISENPQLMQNMLSAPYMRSMMQSLAQNPELASQVMTNNPLFAGNPQLQEQFRAQLPVFLQQMQNPEALSVMSNPRAMQALMQIQQGLQTLQTEAPGLMPSLMSGGIPGIPTGASVPPETPASPPSSTATPPNAAQQQLMQQMLQMFAGAGGGGGGGGGGSVANQTPEVRFQSQLDQLNAMGFINREANLQALIATGGDINAAIERLLGSQPS is encoded by the exons ATGGCTGACCAAGGCGCCGCAGATCCtggtaataacaacaataaacccGACGCCGCGGAGGGAACCATCATTAAGGTCACGGTCAAGACCCCAAAGGACAAAGAAGAAATCGCCATCGCTGAGGATTCGTCCGTCACGCAg TTTAAGGAAGAAATCTCCAGGCGGTTCAAAGCCAAACAAGACCAGCTGGTTCTGATCTTCGCCGGCAAGATCCTGAAGGACGGCGACAGTCTCAGCCAGCACGGCATCAAGGACGGCCTGACGGTTCACCTGGTCATAAAGACAGCGCAAAA AGCATCAGATGGAGGCAGCACGTCGGCGTCCAGCTCATCCTCCACCCAGACAGGAGGCACCAGCACCTCCGGTCCAGGAACCGCCCCGCCATCCACAGCCGGGTCCTCCCCCGGCTCCGCCCCGCCTCCCACACAGACGCCCAACCTTTTGA GCGGCTTCGGAGACCTCTCCAACCTGGCAGGTCTGGGCATGGGCTCGGCCAACTTCATGGAGCTGCAGCAGCAGATGCAGCGGCAGCTCATGTCCAACCCCGAGATGCTCTCGCAGATTATGGAGAACCCGCTGGTGCAGAGCATGATGTCCAACCCGGACCTCATGAGGCAGATGATCATGGCCAACCCTCAGATGCAGCAGCTGATGGAGCGCAACCCGGAGATCTCGCACATGCTCAACAACCCGGAGCTCATGCGACAG ACCATGGAGCTCGCCCGCAACCCGGCCATGATGCAGGAAATGATGCGCAATCAGGACCGTGCGCTCAGCAACTTAGAGAGCATCCCAGGGGGCTACAACGCCTTACGCAGGATGTACACAGACATCCAGGAGCCCATGTTCAGCGCTGCGAGAGAGCAG TTTGGTAACAACCCCTTCTCGGCTCTAAGCGGCGGCTCCGAGTCGGGCGCTCAGCCGTCGCGGACAGAGAACCGGGAACCCCTCCCCAATCCCTGGGGTCCGCCTAACTCCTCGAACCCCTCGGAGAGCGGAGGGGGCGCTCCGGGAAGCACGAGCGCCCCCGGGGGCACCAACCCCACCGTGTCCAACCCTCTGGGCGTCAACCCTGGCAATCTAGGAAATG GAATGTTCAACAGTCCCGGCATGCAGAGCCTCCTGCAGCAGATCTCAGAAAACCCTCAGCTGATGCAGAACATGTTGTCTGCTCCCTACATGCGCAGCATGATGCAGTCGCTCGCCCAGAACCCCGAGCTGGCCTCCCAG GTTATGACAAATAACCCCTTGTTCGCTGGAAACCCACAGCTGCAGGAACAATTCCGAGCTCAGCTGCCCGTCTTTCTGCAGCAG ATGCAAAACCCGGAGGCGCTGTCGGTCATGTCCAACCCCCGGGCCATGCAGGCCCTCATGCAGATCCAACAAGGCCTTCAGACGCTGCAAACCGAAGCACCAGGCCTCATGCCCAG TTTGATGTCCGGTGGTATTCCCGGAATCCCCACAGGGGCGAGCGTGCCCCCGGAGACCCCCGCATCCCCGCCCAGCAGCACCGCCACGCCGCCAAACGCCGCTCAGCAGCAGCTGATGCAACAGATGCTCCAAATGTTTGCCGGagcaggaggcggcggcggaggaggcggcggcggcagcgtaGCG AACCAGACCCCAGAGGTGCGCTTCCAGTCCCAGCTGGACCAGCTGAACGCCATGGGCTTCATCAACCGCGAGGCCAACCTGCAGGCCCTCATCGCCACCGGGGGAGACATCAACGCCGCCATCGAGAGACTGTTGGGCTCCCAGCCCTCGTAA
- the LOC131101805 gene encoding lens fiber membrane intrinsic protein-like has product MYSFMGGGLFCAIVGNILLVVSTATDYWMQYRVSSSYAHQGLWRYCVANKCYMQTDNIAYWTATKAFMILSGMACFAGVIAGLMSFSHFSSFGRFNRSFAAGILFFISTLFVLLAMSIYTAVTINFLGRRFGDWRFSWSYILGWVAVLMTFFAGVFYICAYRMCECRRTTR; this is encoded by the exons ATGTACAGCTTCATGGGAGGGGGCCTCTTCTGCGCCATCGTGGGCAACATCCTGCTGGTGGTCTCCACCGCCACCGACTACTGGATGCAGTACCGCGTGTCCAGCAGCTACGCCCACCAGGGCCTGTGGAGGTACTGCGTGGCCAACAAGTGCTACATGCAGACGGACAACATAG CCTACTGGACCGCCACCAAGGCCTTCATGATCCTGTCTGGCATGGCCTGCTTTGCCGGCGTCATCGCCGGCCTCATGTCCTTTTCTCACTTCTCCTCCTTTGGAAGATTCAATCGCTCCTTTGCTGCGGGAATCCTCTTTTTCATCTCCA CCTTATTTGTGCTGCTGGCGATGTCCATCTACACGGCGGTGACCATCAACTTCCTGGGCAGACGTTTTGGGGACTGGCGCTTCTCCTGGTCTTACATCCTGGGCTGGGTGGCCGTGCTCATGACCTTCTTCGCAG GTGTTTTCTACATCTGCGCCTACAGGATGTGCGAGTGCAGGAGAACGACGCGTTAG
- the sgo1 gene encoding shugoshin 1 isoform X1, producing the protein MERERKKSYERLLEDIKEKRNKRLATAAALSRGRCRRLAKNGGIIRNHASILERAQQNNKALALALQAEKDKLRQAGDVILQQKHELHKLLIHLVMLRRQLQEQEASASSPQAKAADLTMETTEAHTVSPRRKRNSKTAVCDVSPHCADPEQLAVLPPTVAVRQRRARRRSGRRSERVQAWRPLCESDSAAAPPNGEDPRQDVDTADSHSDVPESNGKLLRKTQQSGRKRRRREHRPKPEPSKAKPPERGRKPDRPALKKPWENPKSRTRSKSRDRSATRSKVPAPPPSASNANTSLGFNDTFDFDCEEAVHVTPFKPKPEYAQPTPLKGEAETHEASPAGADTGSDAGFDATSSPSSESEDSLYVPKTTRMGRRSSQTTKTIATRRGRPSKKGGSPSAPAEFFREEPLRQEVDEATFPAVSPLLEAQMMTFNVLSDFGDSPCDATPPPPQQTPQRSKKCVLGVRTAGRGLSLCDVTNMSSAAYRNVRCSTPVPARKRRRTMVVDYKEPSLHAKLRRGDKFTDTQFLSSPVFKQKKERRMSRTSQTLEKYKSFVGCR; encoded by the exons ATGGAGAGAGAACGTAAGAAGTCTTATGAGCGGCTTTTGGAGGACATTAAGGAGAAGAGAAACAAACGTCTGGCCACGGCAGCGGCGCTCAGCAGAGGAAGATGCCGCCGACTAGCCAAAAATGGCG GGATCATCAGGAATCACGCCAGCATCCTGGAGAGGGCGCAACAGAACAACAAGGCGCTGGCCTTGGCGCTGCAGGCGGAGAAGGACAAGTTGAGGCAGGCCGGTGACGTCATCCTGCAGCAGAAGCACGAGCTGCACAAACTCCTCATCCACTTGGTGATGCTCAGACGCCAGCTCCAGGAGCAGGAAGCATCGGCATCTTCTCCACAG GCCAAAGCCGCAGACCTGACCATGGAGACCACGGAAGCCCACACGGTCTCGCCAAG AAGAAAGAGGAACAGCAAGACGGCGGTGTGTGATGTCTCGCCACATTGtgctg ACCCTGAGCAGCTTGCGGTCTTGCCGCCAACGGTGGCCGTGAGGCAGCGGCGTGCGAGACGAAGGAGTGGGCGGAGGTCTGAACGGGTGCAAGCGTGGCGGCCCCTTTGTGAGTCGGACTCGGCAGCAGCGCCTCCTAACGGTGAGGATCCAAGGCAGGACGTCGACACTGCAGATTCCCATTCCGATGTCCCGGAATCAAATGGGAAACTCCTGAGAAAGACGCAGCAGTCCGGCAGGAAGCGCCGCCGCCGAGAGCACCGCCCCAAACCGGAACCCTCCAAAGCCAAACCCCCAGAGAGAGGCCGCAAGCCGGACCGTCCCGCTTTGAAGAAGCCATGGGAGAACCCCAAATCCAGGACCCGCTCCAAGAGTCGGGATCGTTCGGCCACGCGGTCAAAAGTGCCGGCGCCGCCGCCGTCGGCGAGCAACGCCAACACCTCGCTGGGTTTCAACGACACGTTTGACTTTGACTGCGAGGAGGCGGTCCACGTCACGCCCTTCAAGCCCAAGCCCGAATACGCTCAGCCCACGCCCCTTAAGGGGGAAGCGGAAACGCACGAGGCCTCCCCCGCCGGGGCCGACACCGGTTCCGACGCCGGTTTCGACGCCACTTCCTCGCCGTCCTCCGAGTCCGAGGACAGCTTGTACGTCCCCAAGACCACCAGGATGGGGCGCAGGTCTTCCCAGACCACAAAGACCATCGCCACCCGAAGAGGGCGTCCATCCAAAAAGGGCGGCAGCCCGTCGGCACCTGCGGAATTTTTCCGTGAAG AACCTCTCAGACAGGAAGTCGACGAGGCGACCTTTCCTGCCGTCAGTCCTCTGCTCGAGGCCCAGATGATGACGTTTAACGTTCTGTCCGACTTTGGAGACTCCCCCTGTGACGCCACACCGCCGCCGCCCCAGCAGACGCCCCAACGATCcaagaaat GTGTGCTCGGTGTAAGGACAGCAGGGCGGGGCTTGAGTCTGTGTGACGTCACCAATATGTCCTCCGCAGCCTACCGCAACGTGCGATGCTCCACCCCCGTCCCGGCACGCAAGCGGCGCCGCACCATGGTGGTGGACTACAAGGAGCCCTCCTTGCACGC GAAACTTCGCCGGGGAGACAAATTCACAGACACGCAGTTCCTCAGCTCGCCGGTTTTCAAGCAGAAGAAGGAACGCAGGATGTCGAGGACGTCACAGACGTTAGAGAAGTACAAGTCCTTTGTGGGATGTCGCTGA